Proteins from one Halopseudomonas pelagia genomic window:
- a CDS encoding phospholipase D family protein, which yields MSAWLPIIFFPAVLLGGCSLPAPSKTTSTSLNTQEGQATRLGQVLAPQVTAHPGKSGIQSLADPHDAFAARVLLARAAERALDVQYYIWHGDITGTLLLEELHAAANRGVRVRLLLDDNGTAGLDVELAALALHPLIEVRLFNPFSVRDPKWLGYITHFSRANRRMHNKSFTADSQASIIGGRNIGDEYFGATEGILFADLDVLAVGTVVGDVSTDFDRYWASHSSYPVEQIVPAVSAESLGELSRTAALIERDDAAAKYVEAVTRSDFIRQLMAGSLELDWANTSMVSDDPAKGLGKAGEEGMLTHQLGSILGEPQKQVALVSPYFVPTAAGVEAFTALVERGIKVRILTNSLDATDVAAVHAGYAKRRKALLKAGIELYEMRRLSLRNGGHESAGPFGSSGSSLHAKTFAVDGERMFVGSFNFDPRSANLNTELGFVIDSPKLSQSIHHAFDNIIPDNSYTVRLDDNDQLYWIEHVGDKEVRYDQEPNTSFLKRIGVFLLSILPIEWLL from the coding sequence ATGAGCGCATGGTTGCCGATCATCTTTTTTCCAGCTGTATTGTTAGGAGGATGTTCTTTGCCAGCGCCCAGCAAGACTACGTCCACCTCGCTGAATACGCAGGAAGGTCAAGCCACCCGGCTAGGCCAGGTACTGGCACCGCAGGTGACAGCGCACCCTGGCAAAAGCGGCATCCAATCCCTGGCAGACCCCCACGACGCATTCGCGGCGCGAGTGCTACTGGCCCGAGCCGCAGAGCGGGCACTGGATGTGCAATATTACATTTGGCATGGGGATATAACTGGCACGTTATTGCTAGAGGAGTTACACGCAGCGGCCAACCGAGGAGTAAGGGTGAGGCTCCTGCTGGATGATAACGGCACCGCAGGCTTGGACGTTGAGCTCGCTGCGCTTGCATTGCACCCCCTGATTGAAGTGCGACTGTTTAACCCCTTCAGCGTCCGTGATCCCAAATGGTTGGGGTACATTACCCATTTCTCTCGGGCCAACAGGCGCATGCATAACAAGTCTTTCACTGCGGACAGTCAGGCATCCATTATCGGCGGGCGCAATATCGGGGACGAATATTTTGGTGCGACTGAGGGCATTCTGTTTGCCGACCTAGATGTATTGGCGGTCGGCACAGTTGTAGGTGATGTTTCGACGGATTTTGACCGCTACTGGGCCAGCCACTCCTCATACCCGGTCGAACAGATTGTACCGGCCGTTTCCGCAGAAAGTCTCGGAGAGCTGAGTCGAACGGCGGCGCTCATTGAGCGAGATGACGCTGCGGCGAAATATGTAGAAGCGGTCACACGATCAGATTTCATTCGTCAACTGATGGCGGGGTCGCTGGAGCTCGATTGGGCCAATACCAGCATGGTCAGTGATGACCCGGCAAAGGGATTGGGGAAGGCCGGAGAAGAGGGCATGCTCACGCATCAGTTAGGTTCGATTTTGGGTGAGCCCCAAAAGCAAGTAGCGCTGGTTTCGCCTTACTTCGTGCCCACAGCTGCCGGCGTTGAGGCTTTTACCGCCTTAGTCGAGCGAGGCATCAAAGTACGTATTCTGACCAATTCGCTCGACGCCACCGATGTGGCCGCAGTGCACGCTGGCTATGCTAAGCGACGTAAGGCTCTTCTTAAAGCGGGTATCGAGCTATATGAGATGCGCCGACTTTCGTTACGCAACGGGGGGCATGAAAGCGCAGGGCCGTTTGGCAGCTCAGGCTCCAGTCTGCATGCCAAGACCTTTGCGGTGGACGGCGAGCGAATGTTTGTTGGCTCTTTCAATTTCGACCCCCGTTCGGCCAACCTGAATACAGAGCTTGGCTTCGTCATTGACAGCCCAAAGCTGTCTCAGAGCATCCATCACGCTTTCGACAATATCATCCCGGACAATTCCTATACTGTTCGTTTGGATGATAACGATCAGCTTTACTGGATTGAGCACGTGGGCGACAAGGAGGTCCGCTACGATCAGGAGCCGAATACCAGCTTTCTAAAGCGAATTGGCGTGTTTCTATTATCAATACTCCCGATCGAATGGCTACTCTGA
- a CDS encoding FdhF/YdeP family oxidoreductase, with product MSWLHNRKTQFKIYKGPAAGWGALLSVTHAWLNSEQPIKNIKALLRTNQQGGFDCPGCAWGDSPESGAVKFCENGAKAVNWEATSRRVDATFFARHSVTQLREQSDYWLEYQGRLTEPVRYDAATDRYLPISWDAAFAVIADHLNHLESPDQAEFYTSGRASNEAAFLYQLFARAYGTNNFPDCSNMCHEASGVALNGSLGTGKGTVTFEDFEHADAIFVLGQNPGTNHPRMLEPLRDAVRRGAKVVCFNPLKERGLERFQHPQKMSEMLTNRSKPMHTDFFQPALGGDMAILRGMAKFLLAWERDAQRRGVSGVLDDDFILLQTDGFAAYLEVLDATDWAHIVEQSGLSLGQIERAAKLYCEASNVIFCWAMGITQHHHGVATIQEIVNLQLLRGNVGRLGAGLCPVRGHSNVQGDRTMGINERPPQEFLDRLAESFSFEPPRGNGHNTVEAIHAMLKGEARVFVALGGNFAQATPDSVLTHQALRNCALTVQISTKLNRSHLMVGRDALILPCLGRTDIDQQAAGAQCVTVEDSFSMVHASFGQLEPLSKQMRSEPWIIAGIAEATLGNHPVSWQAMRDDYRLIRDAIARTVPGFDQFEDRLKQPGGFHLPNSASQRVWRTSTEKARFSATFLPDSLVHEKVRASGQRHDLIVQSLRSHDQYNTTIYSLNDRYRGVSGQREVLFINQADIDRLGFEAGEKVDLVSLWDDRVERKVRGFTLLPYDIPEGQAAAYYPEINPLVPLDSFGVDSFTPASKFIPIKLLPGERGAKLELTEA from the coding sequence ATGAGTTGGTTACATAACCGCAAAACGCAGTTCAAAATCTACAAGGGTCCTGCAGCTGGCTGGGGTGCGTTGCTGAGCGTTACCCATGCGTGGCTGAACAGCGAACAGCCCATCAAGAACATCAAGGCGTTGCTCAGAACCAATCAACAGGGAGGCTTTGATTGCCCCGGTTGCGCCTGGGGTGATTCACCGGAATCCGGTGCGGTCAAATTCTGTGAAAATGGCGCGAAGGCGGTCAATTGGGAAGCGACCAGCCGGCGGGTGGACGCGACGTTTTTCGCCCGGCACAGCGTCACCCAGTTGCGTGAGCAAAGTGACTACTGGCTTGAATACCAGGGACGCTTGACGGAACCTGTGCGCTACGACGCAGCGACCGATCGGTATCTTCCGATCAGTTGGGATGCTGCCTTTGCGGTGATTGCCGATCACCTCAATCACCTCGAATCTCCAGATCAGGCTGAATTTTATACGTCGGGTCGTGCCAGCAACGAGGCGGCTTTTCTCTATCAGTTGTTCGCCCGTGCCTACGGTACCAATAATTTTCCCGATTGCTCGAACATGTGCCATGAGGCGAGCGGTGTAGCGCTGAACGGGAGTCTGGGAACGGGCAAGGGCACGGTGACCTTCGAAGACTTCGAGCACGCCGATGCCATATTCGTTCTGGGACAGAATCCTGGCACTAATCACCCACGCATGCTTGAGCCGCTGCGGGATGCCGTCAGGCGCGGCGCGAAGGTGGTGTGTTTCAACCCATTGAAGGAGCGCGGGCTGGAGCGATTTCAGCATCCGCAGAAGATGTCGGAAATGCTCACCAACCGATCGAAACCGATGCATACGGATTTCTTTCAACCGGCGCTGGGTGGTGATATGGCCATTCTCCGAGGCATGGCAAAATTCCTTTTGGCATGGGAAAGAGATGCGCAACGCCGCGGGGTTTCCGGCGTACTGGACGATGACTTCATCCTCCTGCAGACCGATGGATTTGCCGCCTATCTTGAGGTACTGGACGCCACCGATTGGGCGCATATCGTTGAGCAATCAGGCCTGAGTCTGGGTCAGATCGAGAGGGCCGCCAAGCTCTATTGCGAGGCTTCCAACGTCATCTTCTGCTGGGCGATGGGCATCACCCAACATCATCACGGCGTGGCGACTATTCAGGAAATAGTAAACCTGCAGCTATTGCGCGGGAACGTCGGTCGCCTGGGCGCTGGCCTCTGCCCTGTGCGCGGGCACAGCAACGTTCAGGGTGACCGCACCATGGGCATCAACGAAAGGCCGCCGCAGGAATTCCTCGACCGGTTGGCGGAGAGCTTTAGTTTCGAGCCGCCACGCGGCAATGGCCATAACACCGTTGAAGCTATCCACGCCATGCTGAAGGGCGAAGCCCGTGTGTTTGTAGCTTTGGGGGGTAACTTTGCGCAAGCCACGCCCGACAGCGTGTTGACTCATCAGGCGCTGAGGAACTGTGCGCTGACGGTGCAGATCAGCACCAAGCTCAATCGTAGCCATCTGATGGTGGGCAGGGACGCCCTGATTCTGCCGTGCCTTGGCAGAACGGATATCGATCAACAGGCAGCAGGCGCACAATGCGTCACCGTTGAGGATTCCTTCAGCATGGTGCACGCATCGTTTGGGCAACTAGAGCCTCTATCAAAGCAGATGCGCTCGGAACCCTGGATCATAGCCGGCATCGCCGAGGCCACGCTGGGCAATCATCCCGTGAGCTGGCAGGCGATGCGTGACGACTATCGGCTGATCCGGGACGCGATTGCCCGGACGGTGCCCGGTTTCGATCAGTTTGAAGACCGTCTGAAACAGCCTGGAGGCTTTCACTTGCCCAACTCGGCCAGCCAGCGTGTGTGGCGTACCAGCACCGAGAAGGCGCGTTTTTCAGCTACCTTCCTGCCGGATAGTCTGGTTCACGAGAAGGTGCGGGCCAGTGGGCAGCGCCACGATCTGATTGTCCAGAGCTTGCGCTCTCACGATCAGTACAACACCACGATATACAGCCTGAACGACCGCTATAGGGGCGTATCCGGGCAGCGCGAAGTATTGTTCATCAACCAGGCGGACATTGACCGGCTGGGCTTCGAGGCCGGCGAGAAGGTTGATCTGGTTTCGTTGTGGGATGACAGGGTTGAACGGAAAGTCAGAGGGTTCACGCTGCTTCCCTACGATATTCCTGAAGGGCAGGCGGCGGCTTACTATCCTGAGATAAATCCGCTGGTTCCGCTGGACAGTTTCGGCGTGGACAGTTTCACCCCGGCATCAAAATTTATACCGATCAAACTGTTGCCTGGAGAGAGGGGAGCGAAGCTCGAATTAACTGAAGCCTGA
- a CDS encoding TetR/AcrR family transcriptional regulator produces MNKKSQRVAQQSRGHLRTELILDGCARLLIKDGPANLTTHGIALEAETSIGSLYHFFPDKTAILQALASRHMQSLETIVCKAQEVQESQWVSFTVEEVIEILAMPLLKYIHAHPDYLLMAHPAFEKLEPYTTAMNMVIEDAFNHVLKLRLPKATAYDQRRYTLTLVGLPVGILHKAYENQSFAQDLLLIEVPRALVAYLSAIEKGHIESSQATH; encoded by the coding sequence ATGAATAAGAAAAGCCAGCGCGTCGCGCAACAGTCTCGTGGTCACCTCCGTACTGAACTCATTCTCGATGGCTGCGCTCGGCTCCTGATAAAAGATGGCCCCGCTAATTTGACTACTCACGGCATAGCGTTAGAAGCCGAGACGTCAATAGGATCCCTTTACCATTTTTTCCCAGATAAAACCGCGATATTACAAGCCCTCGCCTCAAGGCACATGCAGTCGCTGGAAACAATAGTCTGTAAAGCACAAGAGGTCCAAGAGTCTCAATGGGTCAGCTTCACGGTAGAAGAGGTCATTGAAATATTAGCAATGCCATTATTAAAGTACATACACGCCCATCCAGACTATCTGTTAATGGCCCACCCTGCATTTGAGAAACTTGAACCATATACAACAGCCATGAATATGGTGATAGAGGATGCGTTTAATCATGTCCTCAAATTAAGATTACCCAAAGCCACTGCATATGATCAGCGACGATACACGCTAACGTTGGTAGGCTTGCCTGTCGGCATACTTCATAAAGCTTATGAAAACCAGAGCTTCGCTCAGGACCTCCTTCTTATCGAAGTACCAAGAGCTCTGGTAGCGTATTTATCAGCTATAGAAAAAGGTCATATAGAGTCCAGCCAAGCTACTCACTAA
- a CDS encoding IS3 family transposase (programmed frameshift), with translation MTRKRRTFSPEFKQEAASLVLDQGYSIPQACTSLGVGESALRRWVDQLSQERQGVTPKGKALTPEQRKIQELEARCKRLEMEKTIFKKGYRSLDVGRNESYALIDQLSEQMPVEMVCAAFDVSRSSYYDYRQCRSRIDVERLALKAKVNRLFSKSRSSAGSRTIVGLLREEGIASGRFKVRRLMSELGLICKQPGPHAYKQATVERIDIPNHLAREFVVDQPDQVWCGDITYVWTGQAWSYLAAVLDLYARRVVGWAMSARPDADLAVKALDYAWEQRGRPDKVMFHSDQGSQYASRKFRQRIWRYRMQQSISRRGNCWDNAPMERLFRSLKSEWIPAFGYRSLPEAQRDVADYLMGYYNEQRPHTFNGGVSPVAAEEKLKILSGIS, from the exons ATGACCAGGAAACGACGCACATTTTCACCCGAGTTCAAGCAGGAGGCAGCCAGCCTGGTGCTTGATCAAGGATATAGCATTCCCCAGGCTTGTACTTCTCTCGGCGTGGGAGAAAGCGCTCTTCGCCGCTGGGTCGATCAATTGTCTCAGGAGCGTCAGGGTGTCACGCCCAAGGGCAAAGCGCTGACGCCAGAGCAACGCAAGATCCAGGAACTCGAGGCCCGCTGTAAGCGCCTTGAGATGGAGAAAACTATAT TTAAAAAAGGCTACCGCTCTCTTGATGTCGGACGAAATGAATCGTACGCGCTGATAGACCAGCTGAGTGAGCAAATGCCTGTCGAGATGGTCTGCGCAGCGTTCGATGTTAGTCGTTCAAGCTATTACGATTACCGCCAATGCCGGAGTCGGATAGATGTTGAGCGGCTTGCCTTGAAAGCAAAGGTAAACCGGCTGTTTTCGAAGAGCCGGAGCTCTGCAGGTAGCCGGACCATAGTGGGTCTGCTCAGGGAGGAAGGCATAGCTTCTGGGCGCTTCAAGGTGCGGCGTCTGATGAGCGAGCTGGGACTGATTTGCAAGCAGCCAGGGCCTCATGCCTACAAACAGGCAACGGTTGAGCGGATCGACATTCCGAACCATTTGGCCCGGGAGTTTGTGGTCGATCAACCTGATCAAGTTTGGTGTGGCGACATTACCTATGTATGGACCGGTCAGGCCTGGAGTTACCTTGCTGCAGTGCTGGATCTGTATGCGCGCCGTGTCGTTGGTTGGGCCATGTCAGCCAGACCAGATGCAGACCTTGCTGTAAAAGCGCTGGATTACGCCTGGGAACAGCGTGGCAGGCCGGACAAGGTCATGTTCCACTCGGACCAGGGAAGCCAGTACGCAAGCCGCAAGTTCCGCCAGCGGATCTGGAGATACCGCATGCAGCAGAGCATAAGCCGGCGTGGAAACTGTTGGGATAATGCCCCGATGGAAAGGCTGTTCAGAAGCCTGAAATCAGAGTGGATACCTGCCTTTGGCTATCGAAGTCTGCCAGAGGCGCAAAGGGATGTTGCTGACTACCTGATGGGCTATTACAACGAGCAACGACCGCATACGTTCAACGGTGGTGTATCGCCGGTAGCGGCGGAAGAAAAACTTAAAATACTGTCCGGTATCAGTTGA
- a CDS encoding VOC family protein, which yields MFSHVTLGTNDLSRARIFYDSVLGALGYENLGNKETASLWGGAGPRFVVLKPADGNIASVSNGLTVGFAAANRAAVDEFHQRALQAGGTDAGAPGFRDVGPNVYAAYVRDLDGHKIVASCISEH from the coding sequence ATGTTTTCACACGTCACTTTGGGTACCAACGACCTATCCAGAGCTCGTATCTTCTACGATTCAGTGCTTGGCGCACTGGGTTATGAAAACCTTGGTAATAAGGAAACAGCATCGCTCTGGGGCGGCGCGGGCCCGCGCTTCGTCGTGCTAAAGCCCGCCGACGGTAACATAGCCAGTGTAAGCAATGGCCTGACAGTAGGCTTTGCAGCAGCGAACCGAGCCGCAGTCGATGAGTTCCACCAGCGTGCGCTGCAAGCGGGAGGTACGGATGCTGGCGCACCCGGATTCAGAGATGTGGGGCCGAATGTGTACGCAGCCTATGTGCGCGACCTTGATGGCCACAAGATAGTAGCCAGCTGCATCAGCGAGCACTGA
- a CDS encoding zinc-binding alcohol dehydrogenase family protein translates to MKAAVITERGALPVMQDFKEPEAQDGAILIDVDTAGLGGWDVLGAYRLGVAYPCIIRGEGVGRTAEGKRVYFGERSVLPFGAWAERTLVPAEEVWEVPDHIDDRTAITMGIAATGALIPLETAKIQPGETVLILGGTGTLGQIALQLARYLGAGKVVAAGRSEAALARLKERGITDATVCLKGDETDVAALKAEAGEGYDVVLDLVCGQPMLNALKATRWGARIVTVGTGAGRQLNLDIADLLFRTLSCIGTGQRPPADRRKIWERLLDISATENITVDYAEFDFADTTKAWESQVNGPHAKIYAKIS, encoded by the coding sequence ATGAAAGCAGCTGTCATTACCGAACGCGGCGCCCTTCCCGTCATGCAGGATTTCAAGGAACCGGAAGCCCAGGACGGCGCGATACTGATTGATGTTGATACTGCTGGCCTCGGCGGCTGGGATGTGCTCGGCGCGTATCGACTGGGCGTAGCCTATCCCTGCATCATCCGGGGCGAGGGCGTCGGCCGCACGGCAGAAGGCAAGCGGGTGTACTTCGGCGAACGTTCTGTACTGCCTTTTGGCGCTTGGGCCGAACGCACATTGGTCCCTGCCGAAGAAGTCTGGGAGGTGCCGGACCATATCGATGACCGTACCGCCATTACCATGGGTATTGCCGCAACCGGCGCGCTGATCCCGCTGGAAACCGCAAAGATTCAGCCCGGTGAGACTGTATTGATCCTCGGCGGCACCGGCACGCTCGGGCAGATCGCCCTGCAGCTTGCCCGTTATCTGGGAGCGGGCAAGGTCGTTGCCGCAGGCAGAAGCGAAGCAGCTCTGGCACGCTTGAAAGAGCGCGGAATTACCGACGCGACGGTATGCCTCAAAGGTGATGAAACTGATGTGGCGGCACTCAAAGCCGAAGCGGGAGAAGGTTACGACGTAGTGCTTGATCTGGTGTGTGGTCAGCCCATGCTAAATGCATTGAAGGCAACGCGGTGGGGGGCACGCATCGTGACCGTCGGCACCGGTGCGGGACGGCAACTCAATCTGGATATCGCCGATCTCCTGTTCAGGACGCTTTCATGCATCGGCACCGGCCAACGTCCTCCAGCAGACAGGCGTAAAATATGGGAACGCTTGCTTGATATTTCTGCAACAGAAAATATCACTGTCGACTATGCCGAATTCGACTTCGCAGATACAACCAAGGCGTGGGAGTCACAGGTGAACGGGCCGCACGCAAAGATCTATGCGAAGATCAGTTAA
- a CDS encoding IS3 family transposase (programmed frameshift) has product MKTSRFTDSQIMAILKQAESGIPVPELCREHGMSSASFYKWRAKFGGMDTSMIKRMKELEDENRRLKKMYAEERLKSELRKEALEGKVVKPSLRREMAQKTVAAGRCSIRLACVAFSVSESCYRYQARLNSENSEIADLLVRLTHNQRNWGFGLCFLYLRNVKGYLWNHKRVYRIYRELELNLRIKPRKRLVREKPEPLAVPTVINASWSMDFMHDQLEDGRSYRLFNVIDDYNREGLGIEVDLSLPSERVIRALDQIIEWRGKPVQIRCDNGPEYISATLAAWAEKQGIALAFIQPGNPQQNAYIERYNRTVRYDWLAQYLFDSIEEVQEYATRWLWTYNNERPNMALGGITPRQKLAMVA; this is encoded by the exons ATGAAGACATCACGTTTTACCGACAGCCAGATCATGGCGATTCTGAAACAAGCCGAGAGCGGCATACCGGTGCCGGAGCTCTGCCGCGAACACGGTATGAGCAGTGCCAGTTTTTACAAGTGGCGAGCGAAATTCGGCGGCATGGATACGTCCATGATCAAGCGCATGAAAGAGCTAGAAGATGAGAACCGGCGGCTGAAAAAAATGTACGCCGAAGAGCGCCTCAAATCCGAGTTACGCAAGGAGGCTCTTGAGG GGAAAGTGGTAAAGCCATCTCTTCGCCGCGAGATGGCGCAAAAAACTGTTGCAGCTGGTCGCTGTAGTATTCGCCTGGCCTGTGTAGCCTTCAGTGTCAGTGAGTCCTGCTATCGCTACCAGGCCAGGCTCAACAGTGAGAATTCCGAGATCGCGGACCTTCTGGTTCGGTTGACCCATAACCAGCGCAACTGGGGTTTTGGATTGTGTTTTCTGTATCTGCGCAACGTAAAGGGATACCTCTGGAACCATAAACGTGTTTATCGAATTTATCGGGAACTGGAACTGAACCTGCGCATCAAGCCCCGTAAACGCTTGGTACGCGAGAAACCCGAGCCACTCGCGGTGCCCACGGTAATCAATGCCAGCTGGTCTATGGACTTCATGCACGACCAGTTAGAAGATGGTCGCAGCTACCGGCTGTTCAATGTGATTGACGATTACAACCGGGAAGGTCTTGGCATTGAAGTAGACCTGTCGCTGCCTTCTGAGCGCGTCATACGGGCTCTGGATCAGATCATTGAATGGCGAGGAAAGCCCGTCCAGATCCGCTGTGACAATGGACCGGAATACATCAGTGCTACGCTGGCTGCCTGGGCTGAGAAGCAGGGCATTGCACTGGCCTTTATCCAGCCCGGCAACCCGCAGCAGAATGCGTACATCGAGCGCTACAATCGCACCGTGCGCTACGACTGGCTGGCCCAATACCTGTTCGACTCCATTGAGGAGGTTCAGGAATATGCAACTCGGTGGCTATGGACCTACAATAATGAACGGCCAAACATGGCCTTGGGTGGTATCACGCCCCGACAGAAGTTGGCCATGGTGGCCTGA